CAAGGAATTATCTTCATGATTTCGGTATGAGGCGCAGATGTGCAAGCTCTTGTAGACGACCACGCCATGTCTGGCTGGGGAAGTGCCAGATCAGGCGGAGCTCGACGTGGTCGTGAGGAGAGGCAGCAAATGTGATGATCTGCATACTGACATCAATGTCTTGACTTCTTCAACGACGTACATGATTGGTGAAGATGTATTAGACTTAGGAACTGGTGCAAGATAATCACATGGTATTCTTAAAGTGAAAGCACTTGTATAATTACTCCCACAATAATAGTTTACCCGAAGTATATCGCAGAACAGGAAGGCTATGAAATAGCCAGCTTCCACTAGAGCGCATGGTCGGACGTTAAAGGACTGCAAAACCTACATTTCAATAGTTTGAAATGTTGGACAAATGAAACTCCGGTTCATCATGACATGACTGAAGGCTCCTACCCAGCCCTTCCATCCTACAGCAAGTGCTAACTAAAAGTTTGATCTAGCTTGCATGGAACCACTGCCAATCGCACCAGTGAGGCTTCATGCTGAACAAACTCTGAGATTTTCCTTAGATGTAGAAACCATTGAATTTATACACCATGATATTGAGATTTTCTACTGTGCTATATGGTATGTATATTCAGTTTGGAGTTGATTCATGAACGGATATGATTTACAGCCTAACGCAGATCAAAAAGTAAAATAGAGGCTCTAAAGAAGAAAGATTGCAGTAGGCGCTGTTCTATCAATGTAAATAAGGATGACATGTCATTTGTAATCTTGAAGGACACATGCGACCGCGAGAGGGAGGGAGGTGGTATCATCTAAGATTCGAGCAGTTTGCTAGTTGCACAAATTTCATATGGTGTACGAGGCTGTAATGTTGAGCACTACTTTGGTTTTCAGTTCAGGCTCCGAACGCACCATCTCTCACTAGCTTGGCAAATCCATGTTTAGTGTAGAGACCAGGGTGAGCTAGGGGTGGTGGAGCAAAGGCACACATATGTAACCAAATCATTTCAGAGAAACGCCAAAGGTACAATATAGACTCCAAGATTTGGTCAGAAAATGAATGGATGAGTAGCTAATGTTCTCACCAACCTTTCTCAGCCAAAGGCAGACCGACACTTATAAAGGAAGCATTGCTCTTTGCAGTCTCTTGTAGCCTCTATCTATGTTATCTGGATAGTGCTAGCGGTCAAACAAACATGAACATGGTCGAGgctcagagagagagagagagagtaaacAAACGGAACATGGTCCTGAGTCccgagggagggagagagagagagagagagagagagagagagagagagagagagagagagagagagagagagagagagagagatgtgacAATGAAGGATGGGTTGGGTGAGGCTATCCGATATGAAATATGAATGTGAGGCATATGGAAACACATCATCGTATGGGGTGTCGATTGAAGAGAAAGGCAAGTGTTATTTAGGAAAGAAAGCAATTGCAGCGCTGACTAAGTTGCCGAGGAGCCAACATAAGAAGACGGCAATGCAGATCTGCCGGAGGTGACATACAACTCTATGGCGACATGCTTCTCCTCCTCCTCAGCCCCCTCAACTGACTCATGAGAACGTAGCGTTGCGCATATTCAGTATCAGGAGTGTACCTCGCCGCATCATTGGTTGTCAGAATCGCTGTGCTGCTCCAGAGTAATGGTGGTGGTAGGAGAGAGGAAGCGAGGTGGGTGGGCGCGCTCGCCAGGTGGAGGTAGTTGAGATTCAGAGGGCCACTAGAGGAGAGATAAAACGGACGGGAGACAAACGGGCCAAGACAGAGAAAGGTGCTCGTGCAGTTTCGTGTGCAGGAGGCGGAGAATCCCCCATAGTACACGTCACATTAAGTTCATCAGTCTACATTTCTCGTTTTCTCCGTTAGTACGATTGACAAACTTACTTTTTTACGGGTGCACAATTTACAGCTTAGCATTACATATATGCATCAAATTTCAAAACTGACTCGGAAAAAACAAGGTATCTGCAGGAATTTGCACGAGCCGTGGGATGGCCTTGTCGGCACCAAGCGACCCAGGGCGTGTTTGGTTTATGCCTCAGACCAAAACATAGCTAGTCAATATTAAAAAAAGAAatggttgaggttttggttggTTGTAAGTTGGAACATTGGCAAGGAAAAGAAACGATAGTTATACAAACAGTATTCATATATGCCAAGAAGTTGACAACCATCCAAACAAAAACAGAATATTTTTTTTTGTCAAAgcaacaaatttgttgtggtacaCCTTCGTCACAATCCAAACATACCCTAAGACTACTCAAAGGTGTTCATCTGGTCGGTGGCAGCAACACTCTGAATGATTATTGTGGTCCATGTGGCAAGACAAACTGTTAAGCCGAATCTAGTAAAAGCTAACTCTAATGACATATATTAGCTAAAACATGATTACGTGCATTTGAAAACAAAATCTGGCGCACAGAAGATTCAAATTTTCGCAAAAGAGCATGCAGTTTGCTGATCCTCAGATGTTAAAACTCCTAGGAAACCTACATGAGAGTACTAGTTTGGTGAACAGAGAAACAGAGCTACCAATCCCGCAACTGCAACATTCAAGTTTCGACATGACCAAAAACTGCTCTGCGATCCCACACCCTGTTATCAAGACACAATTCCACCTTCTAGCACCTAGTTAGTCAACTCCATGATAGCACTGACAATGTCGCCATCCGCAGCCTTGAGTGCCTTCACGGCCCTGGATCTCGACACGGAGGCCTGCCTCATCACGAGCTCGACGTCCTTCTTGTCAACATCAGTGTCGTCGACCTCCTCATTGTCCTGGGCAGCTGCCACGGACGGCTCGCCCCTTGAGATCACACTGCTCGGGCCTGGCACCTTGAACTGTTCCGCCGCTTGTGTCTGCAGCTGAGTGCTCGGGTCCTCGAGCTTGACCTCCCCGAACATGACGTAGGTGTCTGACTGCGAGCTCTTGAAGACGTCTGGCTTGGAGAGGACATACAAAATGCAACAACCACCAGCATTTAATTATGCCACAGGGAACAACGCCCTGAAGTGGTCAAGATGCTCACGGTCTTGCTCTTCTTGATAGTTACACGGCTCACACCAGTAATGGCCTTCATGCCAAGCTTCTCCATGGCTTTCCTGCTCTTCTTCTCACTCCTACTCTGCCGAGATCTTCCACCAGCATCACCCCCTAGTCCCAGAAAGAAGAGATGTATATTTTCAGATTTTCAAGACATAGTTAGGGTAAGGTACAAAGGATTTTACATTCAGGATTTGCACCTATCAAACTAAGGGCCTGTTCGGAGCCCCTCCGCTCCGCGAGGCCGCTCCCGGAGCTGACGGAGTTCTAGTTAAAAAGTGCGGAACGAGCGAAAAGGTACTCCGGAGATTCTTAATTTCCACGGAGCGGGTGGACTGCCGAACAGCGCCTAAATGCTATAGCTGAACATTCATGTACTCCATCCGTCCCATATTAATTGAGAGTTTGACtctgaaatggatgtatctagacgcaTTTCAGTGCTAGATAGTAGATACATCTATTTCAGCCTCAATTaatatgggatggagggagtatatgttaATGCAGATTGACATTGATACAAGGTGCCACCTCAGTACAGAGGTGAACATTATATAGAAATGGCAGGAAGCACTCAAGGAAACTATAAAGTGTGTAAACAAGCAGTGCTGAAAAATTCAGGAATAAGTGAATATGATATATAGTTCAAAAAATATAAGAACATAAACCACAAAGGCATAGCGGTGTACGCAAAGAACAGAATATTAGAGAGTACAAACTGGTCAGTGCCTAATCTTAAAATAAAAACAGGTAAAAGTGAACCAAAATAGGTAAATACAGAGTTTGTATCATATTGGGGAACAGATCAGACAACAATTTCTTAATAATGATAATGCCAAAATTTAGTCCAACAGAAACAAAATAATCAAATTGATTCAGGGGTTGAAAAAGCAACATTTAATCTAAAATTTAGGTATGGGCAATAACTTCGGATGTTTAAATTTATGTTAGAACTTAGAAGGCAGCATTACAAATAGAAATAGGCTTGTCTATAACTAAGTGGCTACTTAACTGAATAGAAGGAACAGCAGAATTTCATCATACCCTCAACGTCatcgtcatctttttcatcctcatcctcatcatcgtcttcatcgtcgtcatcatcatcctcaaggaTAGGCTCATCTCCCTGAGTGTATGCATCACAAATATCATATTACTTGAACGTCATAAGTATTATACACTAAGCAGCAATGCCTCAGAACAGGGGACATGCAGAGGGGGGAAAGCAGAGTTAGACATATGCAGAAATGAAGCAACGGTAAACAGTCTACCCACAGTATTATCTTTCCAGCATGAAGATGTCAGTACATACTAAGTAGCATCAGCACAAGATAAACAGAAATGACACTccaaaagcaaaataaaaggatGAGTATGTACATTACAACGAACTGTTGCCTGCATTGACAACACAAGCTATGCTCAAAAATTAATATCGTTGGTACAGGAAGTATGCCATACATCATATAAGCATACACAAATGCACACATGATACTTAGGTCACAACTGACATCCAAAGCTAATTAATAAATAAAGTCACATTTGTACTGTAGCAACCACCAAAGGTGACTGATTTATCCATGGCCACTTAAAATTCGTTCAGATTGTGCATCCATAAGACAAAGCAGTAGCATTTCAGTGTGCAACACTGCAGATCTCTTCTCTCAGAAAGGGAACCACAAATCTTTATACAGTAAGGAACAACTAACAGACAATCCACAAGGCCTATTACAACAGAGCTAGCTCCAGAAAGACCAAAGGATAGTATGAGCAAACTCTGAAATTGAACTCCTAGCTGGACAAGCAGCAGGCATCACAAGGCCTGGGCTGGGCCGCTGCCCTCCCCCCCAATGAAAAAATGCAGGATAAGCGCAGAAACAAGGAGAAGCACGGAACTGCCATTAGGCTGGCCACCCACAGCTCTCCAACCAAAGCTCTGCAACCTAGGCGACATAAACAGACGAGATCTGCCGTCCTAACACCGCCGCCGCGACAAAATCAGCCGACGTAGGGCCCGAACAAGCATGGAGAGGCGAAATTATCATATATATTTTTTCAGTCTGACACGGCACCAAATCGGAGAGGCGGGAGGGGTCGGAATGGAGGATCACCTCGATGTTCTGCTCCTCGAGCTGGGCGCGGAGCAGCTCGGCGACCGTCATGGTGGCGCTCGTCGCCGGTGAAACCTTGTCGGAGGGGAAAGTAAAACCCTAGCCGAGCTAGGAGGGATTTGGGAAGAGACGGAGAGGGCGAAGAGGGAAGAGGCTGCGACGGAGGGGAAGCGAGGAAGAGACGCGCTCGGCTCGTGTGGTGTGGGGTTTTTGTGGACTATCTATATGGGTCTTCCGGTCGGCGTTGGCTGGGCGTTGTTCGGCCCCATCTTGGGAACGTTTGGGCCCAACATGTGCATCTCAGTTGGATAGAGAATGCGAGCCTTAGACCCGTTTGATAGCAAAGTATTTTCTAAGTATTTTAGAAATACTGCAGTTTTTCTAATTTTTGAAGCAGTACAGATGCAAGCGCTCATACATACGCGTATACACTCATCCCTATAAATGCACACACGCACATCCTACTCCTATGAGCATCTTTGAAAGACTGAGCCGGCGTATCATCTtaagatttacgaagtcaccataggcgcCTCGTCATCAACGGGAACGTCTCCCCCATTGAATGCGCATCGCTGAAAATcttgaaataaatccagaaataaaCGTGAGCACCagaatttttctatttttttgcatCGAATTGGGAGCTTTATTAAAATAGtatcatatggttacaatccgcCCGTATGCACGAGACAAGAAATTCAGGGCTCACATCATGCCAGATTTTGGTTCCATCTAATGTACAAGCATAGCGAGCACATAGATGAGCCGGAGTATTAGCACCACGATTTCTCTAATTACTACAGTTTTAATTGCTGTGAGTTGTTTGGCTACCTAAAAAACTATAGTATTTAATACCACAGTATCTCCAATACCATGGTATTTCCTTTGTTTTAAAAAAAGAGAGTCTGACCTCTTTTTTTAAAACTGAATAGCCGAAAAACGTGGATGCACGCATGGCGCAAGGTCGTGCTTTCTCAACCAAATGTGATGGCCCCGGTTTATTAGGATCTTCAGCTCCATGATTTGGATCTCCGACCGTCATTTAGATACATTAAAACTGAGCGCTTTCCCAGTCCTCCCGTGCTATCAGGGATTTGGGAAGAGACGGAGAGGGAAGAGGTTGCGAGTCTGCGACGGAGTGGAAGCGAGGAACAGACGCGCTTAGCTCGTGTGGTGTGTGGTTTTTGTGGACTATATGGGTCTTCCCGGTCGGCGTTGGCTGGCCGTTGTTTGGGCCCATCTTGGGAACGTTTGGGCCCAAGATGTGCAGCTCAGTGTTGGATAGAGAATGCGAGCCTTAGAGCATCTTCAACAGCAGTGCTACGCGCCGCGCGCTAAAAACTATTTTGTTGCGCGTCCTTCGCCTGGTTTTGCGCGGCCGGCAGCGTTGGCTCCAACAGCCGTGCTAAAATGCACAGCGCGCGCCGTTCCGGCCGCGCGCAAAAAATGCAGCGCGCGCGACTCGCCGGAGCATTGCATTTTGGACAcaaaatgaatttcaaacattcAAAATGCAATGAACATGACATATAAATTTCACACAAACAATTTGATGAATAAAAGTTCATGCCCACAAGTTCATCCAACCAAGTTCAAAATGCAAACCAAGTTCATGACACAAACGAAAGACACATCAAGCCTCGTCCTCGTCTTCGTCCTCATCTTCGGACGATTCTTCCTCCTCCGAAGATGAttcttcatcctcctcctcatcgcgCACCGCATCACGTGAAGCTCCGACGATGTTGGCAAGATTTTCAACGACATCTTCATGGGAATGTGTGTGAGGAGGCACACCGGAAGGCATTCTGCCCATGACGGCCGGAGGTGCACCCATGTCTCCCATGAGAGAAGCAAAACTCATGCCTCCCATGGCGGCCATAGCGTCGGGGGGTGCTCCAAAGCCACCCATGCCTCCCATGGTCTCCATGGTAGCTCCAAAGCCACCCATGGCACCTAAACCGCCCACGGTACCTCCGAAGCCACCCATGCCTCCCATGGCGCCAAGGCCACCGCCACCCATTGCGCGAATCATGGCTCTTTTTTGGATCAAGACTTCTTCACGGGCAAGATTGACATACTCCTTTTGCGCCTCATTGAGGATAGATGTGTCCAAGAAGAACAAGTGCTTCTCCCATTCCAACAATCTAGTTCGCTCCTCATTGCTCACCTTCCTCTCCTCCAAAGCCACCTTCCTCTCCTCGGCCGCCACcctcctctcctcggccgccAACCTCCTCTCCTCGGCCGCGGCATCTTGGTTCCTTGCCATTTTCCTCACCTCGTTGGCTTCTTTTCTTGCCTTCACAATAGCTTCCATAGCATTTTTGAGCTCATCatctcctttcttcttcttcttttttttgcgTCTTTCTTGCACCCATCCGGTCATTTTGGCTTCGAGTATGAAACCAAGTTGGGTGTGGGGCTTCTCTTGCCGTCACTTGatgcatcctcctcctcctcatcatcatcattcaaCTCAATTGTTCGCTTGCGTTTGTTGCTCAAATGGAAATCATCCAAATCATCACGCTTCTTCCATTTCTCATCATCCTTCAACACTTCATAGCAATGAGGCAAGGTAAATATCCGTCCTTTCTTGATCTTCCCCTTCTTGGTTTTCTTCTCCTCTCCTTTGAACAAGTTTTGTGCAATGTTGTACTACATGAAAACAAAGCAAGTTAGCACTTCAAACACCAACAACAAGTATGATGAACATGGATGAAATGCCACTTACTctatcatcctcattggtgccacTTGGGTTCAACTTGTCAACCGCCTTTTGTGCGGCCGCCCACTTTTGACAATCCGTGTTGATTGTCGACCACCGGGACCGAAGTGATCTCTCGGAGCGGTCAATTCCACTCACGTTGCGAACATCAAAGTGTTATTTCATCCGCCCCAATAagcatctctactttgatcacTCCAACGGATGGATCCCTCGACACTTGCAACCAAGTATTGCATAGTAAGATGTCATCGGCGTTGGTGTAATTGCCCGCTCTTCCTTTCGGCGCGTCGACAATGCCCTCACCATCCTCGTCCACCTCGAACTCATGGTCTTCAAAATGCATGTCATTGGTTTGGGACCAATGCGAATTGTTGGAGCCAACACCCATAGTTGACATGTATGCATCATCATTGACACTACAAAATATATAGAACAATGCAAATAAGCTATCTATATGAATGCATTCAAAAAATAAAGAGAAAAGAAAAGTTGGAAAAAATTTCTACCTTTGGGGCATATCGTCCAACACGTTGTGCGCGTCGGTCGCCGGCTCAACGAGTGAGCTCGCCGGCGCTTCGGTAGCCGCCGCGCCCGTCACATGCCCTGCAAGCTTCTTTCTCCTCGCCTTCGAGGTGTCGGAGCCGTCCGCCGCCTTGTTCTTCTTTGCGGATGTcttgcccttcttcggccgcgcCGCATTGGGGagcttcggggggggggggggtgcggcggggggcggcgccggcgcgaCGCCACCCGCCGCCGTGGTCATCCTCGGCGACATGAAGAGGCCGCGCGCGAGGCCGATGCTCGGAGGAGCTCCGGCGATGGCGAGGCCAACGCTCCCCGCACTAGggtttccggcggcggcgggggaggggtCGCGGCTGTAGGATGGGGTGAGCGGGGTGGCGGCGCGTGCGTCCATCAGGTCATgttcgccggcgccggcgcgcgCGGGGAGAAGGTGGCGGGGAGGAGAGAGTGCGGCGCGAGCGCTCATGTGTGTCGCGCGCGGAAGCGGGCGCCCCAAATACACAGCGCGAGTTGGCGGCTCAGACCGCGCGCCGAACTACATATGCCGCGCGCGCGGTTATTGCGCGCCCGCTGGAGCTTGCCTACAGGTTGCGCGCGCGCTAAAATGGCAAAATTTGCGGCGCGGCGCTTGTTTAGCgtggctgttggagatgctcttagtttTCAGTTCAAGGTCCGCTTGGCAACTTAGTGTTTAGTGTAGAGGCCAATTGAGCTATGGGCAGTGGAGCAAAATCTTTCCCTCTTTCCCTGATAATAAAGCACAGATTGACTAtgtgggttcaccgtcacaatacgcttctttCCATGAATTTATGCTTTCAGTTTGAATTTAAAACATATACATGAAGTGGTACTAAATTTCGTCCGTCCAGTTTTGTTTTCACAACTTCGTATCACATGGGCCAGAAAATTTGCTATGGGCCACGGGCCGCACTACCGGACTCGCGGCCTATGCATATggccagggccgtcggcataggtccTTTGCCGTCGGCATAGATCTATGCCTACCgctgccgtcggcatagcccCGTCAGCGTAGACTTGTCAGACCGTCGGCGTAgtatagccgtcggcataggggcctatgccgacggccgggcgtcagccgtcggcatagtttagCCGTCGGCAGTGTTTTTTGCCTGACGGCAACGGACGGCGCCGTCAAAAGCGCTTACGATTCACGAGAAGCCAAGTGGCAGAGGTATGCCGACGgcttggccgtcggcataggtggaagtctatgccgacggccgagCCGTCGGCATACCTATGCCACGTGGCATCCCGTGGTGCCTCCTGGTGGCAGGGCTATGCCTACGGCAAAGCCGTGCCACGTGTCGTCCCCTGGTGCCTCCTGGCGGCAGGCCTCGGCATAGATGAAAATCTATGCCTACGGCAGCGCGCCCTGGGCAGTCCTGGgctcatctatgccgacggctttgccGTAGGCATGAATTGTTTTCCCTGTTTTCTCTTTTTCAATTCATTTGACAGCATTTCAAAGCAGAACAATATGGGATTATGCAGAAATATGACAGTTCATCATCTAAACGTACtcaagttcatcatcatcattTAAACATAGTCATGTTCATCATCTAAAGATCATCAGCGGCGAAAGTTCATGAACATATAAGTAGTGCAAGACATGGAACATCATAAAAGTAGGAACATGAAAGGTATGGCACGACGGCCACATGCACGGGTATCATCATCGACATCAAGCAAGACCACCACCGCCAAAACCACCACCACCAAGACCACCTCCGCCAAAACCACCACCACCAAGGCCACCTCCGCCAAAACCGCCACCGCGACCACCATCACTCTGCCAGATCGGAGTGACTGGGGTCGACGGAGCAGGAGTCGAGCCACCGATCCCCTACATGTTTGAGAGAAGATTCTAACGGTAAATATGATATGATAGTGTTGAATGAACGAGAACTAGTTTGTCAGTAGTTAGGCAAATGTACTAACCGGACTATCACTGCCTAGTGCCACCCATTCATTGAACGTGGGCACGTGTGGGGGTTCTCCCGCAGGTGGTGGTGGGGGTCCCATTTGTGGTGGATCCGTGCGGTAAATCCAAGACGCCAACATAGCCTGGATGTTAGTTAAACAAGCAAACTAGAAGGTCAGAAGGAATGAAAGTGCAAAAATTTAGCTTGGTTTTAAGAGGGCAAAACTAACCGTCATCATCTGACGGTTGTAATCACCGTTTGCCTTCACTCGTTTCAAGTACTCCCGCACTTCGAGATTCCTATGCTCGACAAACTCCTTATATGCCTACATAATTTAGGTTGTTTCTAAGTGAGCAATGCTGAAAATAAACTGAGAATGCTAGAGAGAACAAGATAAAGGGGAAGTACTTACAGCATGCTAGCGGGCTAAGGGAGTCTGTGAATGCCCCGTACTCTCTAACTGGCTCGGGTTGGTAGCCCGAAGCCGTGTGTACGAGATCGAAGGAGTGATCAAGCCATCGAAACATGGATACCGGCCATGTGACTTCCCCTGGATGGCCACCACCGCCGTGTCGTCGATCTGAGACTGGGCGACCTCAGGAATAGGAACATCCGGATGCAACTTCTGATAGTTCTGAGTGTAAGACTCCAGGTGCTCCTCGGTCTTGCCGTAGTACTGGCTCTCGCCGTCCTTGGGATCACTCCGCTCGCCTCTTCAACTTGTCCTCCTGCAACGTCAAACAGAAGTTAGCCATACATAAGAACATGAcggtaaagaagaacaaaaatGCATCATGCATATAGATATACCTTCATGGCCTTGAAGCCCCAGTGGTTCCTGTTTCCTTGGTCGTGTGTCCCGTCTTTTCCACGGTTAGCCCGGGGCTTGATGCTCTTGGCAGCAAACTCTGCATCGTCGCCGAGCCACCTATCCACCAAACTCGCCCATCCGTCATGCCTTCCATAGCACCAACGGGGAACAACCTATGCAAATTTTGGAAGCATGACATGTGAGCACGAAACATATAGTTGACTGCTTGAAACAATGAAAAGTTAGTAATAGTTACCATCATTAACTGCTCCCTGTTCAAGGTAAGTCGTTGCTTCTGCGCTTGAGTTTTGGTCATCTTTTGGTGCAGGTAGTAGTGGTAGTACTGCGAGACGGCCACCCAGCGCACCTCGTACTGAGCTTTCTTCTTCGCTGCCGCAAGCAAGACCACGTTGGCTCTGGCCTTGTGCTCGTCAAGAACTCTATAGAGTTGCTGCAATCATGCATAAACCAGAAGCAAACAAGGCATGAGTTGAGTGATTCAATGATAAACTATGAACGAAACTAAAGACAAGTGATTCAGAAGAGAACTTACCCAAAATTTGGTGATCACGGCCTTAGCGGCCGTTCCGTACTCCGCGTTGCTGCAAGCCTCGTAGTGGGCGCAGCTCGTGGCCAAAACCCGCAGCTGCGGGTCCCTGTCTGGCCGCGGGCAGAATAGGCCAGGCCAAAACTCCTTCCACAGGACAGTGATAAGGCCGTTCGGTTTACGGCCCTTTCCGCGAAGGATCCAGTTACTGCAAAAGAATCAAAGGATTGCCATGTGTACAATAAGAAAATGTTGTCATGTGTTGAAAATATGATTGAGAGGCACTTACTC
The Aegilops tauschii subsp. strangulata cultivar AL8/78 chromosome 3, Aet v6.0, whole genome shotgun sequence genome window above contains:
- the LOC109755911 gene encoding nascent polypeptide-associated complex subunit alpha-like protein 1 → MTVAELLRAQLEEQNIEGDEPILEDDDDDDEDDDEDEDEKDDDDVEGGDAGGRSRQSRSEKKSRKAMEKLGMKAITGVSRVTIKKSKTVSYVLSKPDVFKSSQSDTYVMFGEVKLEDPSTQLQTQAAEQFKVPGPSSVISRGEPSVAAAQDNEEVDDTDVDKKDVELVMRQASVSRSRAVKALKAADGDIVSAIMELTN